A region from the Cervus elaphus chromosome 10, mCerEla1.1, whole genome shotgun sequence genome encodes:
- the LOC122701659 gene encoding alpha-hemoglobin-stabilizing protein isoform X2, producing the protein MAHLKNYDCYWNWPNGSIYKNTYFDLNAGRFPLWLTLDPLSTSSLAQRDSQRLKSVAETYTAPLDPKMALIQTNKDLISKGIKEFNALLNQQVFTDPAVSEEAMVTVVNDWVSFYINYYKKQMSGEQAEQDKALQEFRQELDTLSASFLDKYRDFLKSS; encoded by the exons ATGGCTCATCTGAAAAATTATGACTGTTATTGGAACTGGCCTAATGGAAGCATTTATAAGAATACATACTTT GACCTAAATGCAGGGCGTTTCCCTCTTTGGCTGACACTGGACCCCTTGTCTACATCTAGCTTGGCACAGAGGGACAGCCAGAGACTGAAAAGTGTGGCTGAGACCTACACAGCACCGCTGGACCCGAAG ATGGCCCTTATTCAGACCAATAAGGATCTCATTTCTAAAGGAATAAAGGAATTCAACGCCCTGCTGAATCAGCAG GTCTTCACTGATCCTGCCGTCTCTGAAGAAGCCATGGTGACTGTGGTGAACGACTGGGTGAGCTTCTACATCAACTATTACAAGAAGCAGATGTCGGGGGAGCAAGCGGAGCAGGACAAGGCTCTGCAGGAGTTCCGGCAAGAGCTCGATACCCTGTCTGCCTCTTTCCTGGACAAATATAGGGACTTCCTGAAGTCCTCATGA
- the LOC122701659 gene encoding alpha-hemoglobin-stabilizing protein isoform X3, producing MTVIGTGLMEAFIRIHTFLAQRDSQRLKSVAETYTAPLDPKQMALIQTNKDLISKGIKEFNALLNQQVFTDPAVSEEAMVTVVNDWVSFYINYYKKQMSGEQAEQDKALQEFRQELDTLSASFLDKYRDFLKSS from the exons ATGACTGTTATTGGAACTGGCCTAATGGAAGCATTTATAAGAATACATACTTT CTTGGCACAGAGGGACAGCCAGAGACTGAAAAGTGTGGCTGAGACCTACACAGCACCGCTGGACCCGAAG CAGATGGCCCTTATTCAGACCAATAAGGATCTCATTTCTAAAGGAATAAAGGAATTCAACGCCCTGCTGAATCAGCAG GTCTTCACTGATCCTGCCGTCTCTGAAGAAGCCATGGTGACTGTGGTGAACGACTGGGTGAGCTTCTACATCAACTATTACAAGAAGCAGATGTCGGGGGAGCAAGCGGAGCAGGACAAGGCTCTGCAGGAGTTCCGGCAAGAGCTCGATACCCTGTCTGCCTCTTTCCTGGACAAATATAGGGACTTCCTGAAGTCCTCATGA
- the LOC122702019 gene encoding olfactory receptor 7A17-like: protein MEPWNLTGVSEFILLGFSKEPELQTLIFVIFLSMYLITVFGNLLIILATVHDSHLHTPMYFVLSNLSFADICFTTTTVPKMLVNIQTQSKVITYAGCITQMYFFLFFSGLDIYLLTVMAYDRFVAICHPLHYMVIMNPRLCGLLLLVTWIISVLHSLLQSLMVLRLSFCKDVEIPHFFCELNQMVQLACCDTFLNNMVMYFAPVLLAGGPLAAILFSYSKIVSSIRGISSAQGKQAAFSTCVSHLSIVSLFFCTSLGVYLSSAATHRSHSSAKASVMYAVVTPMMNPFIYSLRNKDIKGALKRFLGVAVIKGTVVTGLKSCL, encoded by the coding sequence ATGGAACCATGGAATCTTACAGGAGTTTCAGAATTTATTcttctggggttttcaaaggaacCAGAATTACAGACACTCATATTTGTGATTTTCCTCTCCATGTACCTGATCACTGTGTTTGGAAATCTGCTCATCATCCTGGCCACTGTCCAtgactcccacctccacacacccatgtacttCGTCCTCTCCAACCTGTCCTTCGCAGATATCTGTTTTACCACCACTACCGTCCCCAAGATGCTGGTGAACATCCAGACACAGAGCAAAGTCATAACCTATGCAGGTTGCATCACCCAGATGtactttttcctattcttttcagGGTTGGACATCTATCTTTTGACCGTGATGGCCTATGACAGGTTTGTGGCCATCTGCCATCCCCTGCATTACATGGTTATTATGAACCCCCGACTGTGTGGACTCCTGCTTCTGGTGACCTGGATTATAAGTGTCTTGCATTCATTGTTACAAAGCCTAATGGTGTTGCGGCTGTCCTTCTGCAAAGACGTGGAAATCCCCCACTTTTTCTGTGAACTCAATCAGATGGTCCAACTTGCCTGCTGTGACACCTTTCTTAACAACATGGTGATGTATTTTGCACCTGTGCTGCTGGCTGGCGGTCCCCTGGCTGCTATCCTTTTCTCATATTCGAAGATCGTTTCCTCCATACGTGGGATCTCATCAGCTCAGGGGAAGCAAGCAGCGTTTTCCACCTGCGTGTCTCACCTCTCAattgtctctttatttttttgtacaaGCCTAGGGGTGTACCTTAGCTCAGCTGCTACCCACAGATCACACTCAAGTGCAAAAGCTTCAGTGATGTATGCCGTGGTCACGCCCATGatgaaccccttcatctacagtCTGAGGAATAAAGACATAAAGGGGGCTCTGAAAAGATTCCTGGGGGTGGCAGTTATAAAAGGGACAGTGGTCACAGGGCTGAAGAGTTGCCTATGA
- the RUSF1 gene encoding RUS family member 1 yields MADVLCSEQFGSGAARGCRAAPDGSLQWEAWGRSWWGFSGAFTAKPGGRDGGGGVAPGTATPPLSRLLAVFLPQGFPDSVSPDYLPYQLWDSVQAFASSLSGSLATHAVLLGIGVGDAKASVSAATATWLVKDSTGMLGRIVFAWWMGSKMDCNAKQWRLFADVLNDIAMFLEIMAPILPFCFTITVCISNLAKCLVGVAGGATRAALTMHQARRNNMADVSAKDGSQETLVNLAGLLVSLLMLPLVSDSPSLSLGCFFFLTTLHVYANYRAVRALVIETLNEQRLWLVLRHFLQRGEVLGPTSANQMEPLWTGFWSSASLSLGAPLHCVTSSVSELQQLVEGHREPYLLRWDQSRNQVQVVLSQMAGPEAILRAATHGLVLGALRGDGPLPGELEELRNRVRAGPEKESWVVVRETHQVLDRLFPKFLKGLQDAGWSTEKHQLEVDEWRATWLLSPEKKVL; encoded by the exons ATGGCTGATGTCTTGTGCTCCGAGCAGTTCGGCTCTGGGGCGGCCCGGGGCTGCCGCGCTGCCCCCGACGGGAGCCTGCAGTGGGAGGCCTGGGGGCGCAGCTGGTGGGGATTTTCCGGGGCCTTCACAGCGAAACCCGGAGGACGAGATGGGGGCGGAGGGGTGGCTCCCGGGACTGCCACCCCACCTCTCTCCCGGCTGTTGGCCgtgttcctgcctcagggcttCCCCGATAGCGTCAGCCCGGACTACCTGCCCTACCAGCTGTGGGATTCCGTGCAG gccTTTGCTTCCAGCCTCTCCGGCTCCCTGGCCACCCACGCAGTCTTGCTGGGCATAGGGGTAGGGGACGCAAAAGCCTCTGTTTCAGCTGCCACGGCCACCTGGCTCGTGAAAG ATTCAACTGGCATGCTGGGCCGCATCGTCTTTGCCTGGTGGATGGG GAGCAAGATGGACTGTAATGCCAAGCAGTGGAG GCTTTTTGCTGACGTCCTCAACGACATCGCCATGTTCCTCGAGATAATGGCTCCCATCTTGCCCTTCTGTTTCACCATAACCGTCTGCATCAGCAACCTGGCCAAG tgccTCGTGGGTGTGGCTGGCGGGGCCACTCGGGCCGCACTGACCATGCATCAGGCCCGGAGAAACAACATGGCGGACGTGTCAGCCAAGGACGGCAGCCAG GAGACGCTGGTAAACCTGGCAGGGCTCCTGGTCAGCCTCTTGATGCTGCCCCTGGTGTCCGATAGCCCCAG CTTAAGCCTCGGCTGTTTCTTCTTCCTCACTACCCTCCACGTCTACGCCAACTACCGAGCCGTCCGGGCCCTTGTCATAGAGACCTTGAATGAACAGCGGCTCTGGCTGGTCCTGAGGCACTTCCTCCAGCGGGGAGAGGTACTTGGCCCCACATCAGCCAATCAGATGGAGCCACTGTGGACAG GTTTCTGGTCATCTGCGTCTCTATCCTTGGGGGCCCCCCTACACTGCGTGACGTCCAG tgtctctgagcttcagcagCTGGTTGAGGGGCACCGGGAACCCTACCTCCTTCGCTGGGACCAGTCACGAA ACCAGGTACAGGTTGTCCTGAGTCAGATGGCAGGACCTGAGGCCATTCTAAGGGCTGCCACTCACGGGCTGGTGCTTGGAGCCCTGCGGGGAGATGGACCCCTCCCAGGAGAGCTGGAGGAACTGAGGAACCGAGTACGGGCAG GTCCTGAGAAAGAGAGCTGGGTCGTTGTCAGGGAGACACACCAAGTGCTGGACAGGCTCTTCCCGAAGTTCTTGAAAG gtctACAGGATGCGGGCTGGAGCACTGAGAAGCACCAGCTAGAGGTGGATGAGTGGAGGGCCACGTGGCTCCTGAGCCCAGAAAAGAAGGTCTTGTGA
- the LOC122701659 gene encoding alpha-hemoglobin-stabilizing protein isoform X5, with protein MALIQTNKDLISKGIKEFNALLNQQVFTDPAVSEEAMVTVVNDWVSFYINYYKKQMSGEQAEQDKALQEFRQELDTLSASFLDKYRDFLKSS; from the exons ATGGCCCTTATTCAGACCAATAAGGATCTCATTTCTAAAGGAATAAAGGAATTCAACGCCCTGCTGAATCAGCAG GTCTTCACTGATCCTGCCGTCTCTGAAGAAGCCATGGTGACTGTGGTGAACGACTGGGTGAGCTTCTACATCAACTATTACAAGAAGCAGATGTCGGGGGAGCAAGCGGAGCAGGACAAGGCTCTGCAGGAGTTCCGGCAAGAGCTCGATACCCTGTCTGCCTCTTTCCTGGACAAATATAGGGACTTCCTGAAGTCCTCATGA
- the LOC122701659 gene encoding alpha-hemoglobin-stabilizing protein isoform X1: MAHLKNYDCYWNWPNGSIYKNTYFDLNAGRFPLWLTLDPLSTSSLAQRDSQRLKSVAETYTAPLDPKQMALIQTNKDLISKGIKEFNALLNQQVFTDPAVSEEAMVTVVNDWVSFYINYYKKQMSGEQAEQDKALQEFRQELDTLSASFLDKYRDFLKSS, translated from the exons ATGGCTCATCTGAAAAATTATGACTGTTATTGGAACTGGCCTAATGGAAGCATTTATAAGAATACATACTTT GACCTAAATGCAGGGCGTTTCCCTCTTTGGCTGACACTGGACCCCTTGTCTACATCTAGCTTGGCACAGAGGGACAGCCAGAGACTGAAAAGTGTGGCTGAGACCTACACAGCACCGCTGGACCCGAAG CAGATGGCCCTTATTCAGACCAATAAGGATCTCATTTCTAAAGGAATAAAGGAATTCAACGCCCTGCTGAATCAGCAG GTCTTCACTGATCCTGCCGTCTCTGAAGAAGCCATGGTGACTGTGGTGAACGACTGGGTGAGCTTCTACATCAACTATTACAAGAAGCAGATGTCGGGGGAGCAAGCGGAGCAGGACAAGGCTCTGCAGGAGTTCCGGCAAGAGCTCGATACCCTGTCTGCCTCTTTCCTGGACAAATATAGGGACTTCCTGAAGTCCTCATGA
- the LOC122701659 gene encoding alpha-hemoglobin-stabilizing protein isoform X4 produces MTVIGTGLMEAFIRIHTFLAQRDSQRLKSVAETYTAPLDPKMALIQTNKDLISKGIKEFNALLNQQVFTDPAVSEEAMVTVVNDWVSFYINYYKKQMSGEQAEQDKALQEFRQELDTLSASFLDKYRDFLKSS; encoded by the exons ATGACTGTTATTGGAACTGGCCTAATGGAAGCATTTATAAGAATACATACTTT CTTGGCACAGAGGGACAGCCAGAGACTGAAAAGTGTGGCTGAGACCTACACAGCACCGCTGGACCCGAAG ATGGCCCTTATTCAGACCAATAAGGATCTCATTTCTAAAGGAATAAAGGAATTCAACGCCCTGCTGAATCAGCAG GTCTTCACTGATCCTGCCGTCTCTGAAGAAGCCATGGTGACTGTGGTGAACGACTGGGTGAGCTTCTACATCAACTATTACAAGAAGCAGATGTCGGGGGAGCAAGCGGAGCAGGACAAGGCTCTGCAGGAGTTCCGGCAAGAGCTCGATACCCTGTCTGCCTCTTTCCTGGACAAATATAGGGACTTCCTGAAGTCCTCATGA